A genomic stretch from Armatimonadota bacterium includes:
- a CDS encoding nitrilase-related carbon-nitrogen hydrolase, which translates to MDRRARVRVGLAAVEAGASDPAAWPEVIARAVHRVAADADLVVLPAGTGVLALGAEGVRRWEDACDAAAGLPGLPAWLRETCADLARSAGVYLLSGTALVPQDGGVRHEAWLFAPDGSLVGTQAQTHLTPHERALGLIPGDDLAVFPTPVGDIGILIQTDLWIPEACRILALRGATLLLAPVAVPAPYPEAHQVRGLWQQVQQNQIFGVECGLSGELLGVPYRSRPAVCAPCEMTEGESGWLARGEDGQALSAVVDYRALQAAVDRYDIFARFNYRLYERYLPAIYEHL; encoded by the coding sequence GTGGATCGTCGAGCGCGGGTGCGGGTGGGCCTCGCGGCCGTGGAGGCGGGCGCCTCGGACCCTGCCGCCTGGCCGGAGGTCATCGCCCGGGCTGTCCACCGCGTCGCCGCCGACGCCGATCTGGTGGTCCTGCCGGCCGGCACGGGGGTGCTCGCCCTGGGGGCGGAGGGGGTGCGGCGGTGGGAAGATGCGTGCGACGCGGCCGCGGGGCTCCCCGGGCTCCCCGCCTGGCTGCGGGAGACGTGCGCGGACCTGGCCCGGTCGGCGGGCGTGTATCTGCTGAGCGGGACTGCCCTGGTGCCGCAGGATGGTGGCGTGCGGCATGAGGCGTGGTTGTTCGCTCCCGACGGTTCCCTGGTGGGCACCCAGGCTCAGACGCACCTGACCCCCCACGAGCGCGCTCTGGGTCTGATTCCCGGTGACGACCTGGCCGTGTTTCCCACGCCGGTGGGGGATATCGGGATCCTGATCCAGACGGACCTGTGGATTCCCGAAGCCTGCCGCATCCTCGCCCTGCGGGGCGCCACCCTCCTGCTGGCTCCCGTGGCCGTGCCGGCGCCCTACCCGGAGGCGCACCAGGTGAGGGGTCTGTGGCAGCAGGTCCAGCAAAACCAGATCTTCGGGGTCGAGTGCGGTCTGTCGGGTGAACTGCTGGGGGTGCCCTACCGTAGCCGTCCGGCGGTGTGCGCGCCATGCGAGATGACCGAGGGCGAATCGGGCTGGCTGGCCCGGGGCGAGGACGGTCAGGCGCTGTCGGCCGTCGTGGACTATCGGGCCCTGCAGGCGGCCGTGGACCGCTACGACATCTTCGCCCGCTTCAACTACCGGCTGTACGAGCGCTACCTGCCCGCCATCTACGAGCACCTGTGA
- a CDS encoding ParB N-terminal domain-containing protein yields the protein MTVSRASSSAEPPREVRALAEQVSRDGGQVLAAYQDPVGEHWQLFCLLPIERVEPTPYQRNLSPAHVKRLQEVIRKLDRFVDPIVAVSPRPGTYWTPNGAHRLEAARKLKAEVIPAILIPDPAVAFHILALNTEKAHNLKEKSLEVIRMYRGLVAERPRDTEEDYAFQFESAHFITLGLLYEANPRFSGGAFAPLLRRVDKFLKHPLPRALEERQERAALVRRADEALSDVVARLRRRGINHPYVRNYVLARTTPLTRARKTVPSFETAIKKLTENLEAFDVAKVRYEDIARAALMTAPGGG from the coding sequence GTGACGGTCTCCAGGGCGTCATCCAGCGCGGAGCCGCCCCGGGAGGTCCGGGCGCTGGCCGAGCAGGTATCCCGCGACGGCGGCCAGGTCCTGGCCGCCTATCAGGACCCGGTGGGCGAGCACTGGCAGCTGTTCTGCCTGCTGCCCATCGAGCGGGTGGAGCCCACCCCCTACCAGCGGAACCTCTCGCCCGCCCACGTGAAGCGTCTACAGGAGGTCATCCGCAAGCTGGACCGGTTCGTGGACCCTATCGTGGCCGTCTCGCCACGGCCCGGGACCTACTGGACCCCCAACGGCGCCCACCGCCTGGAGGCCGCCCGCAAGCTGAAGGCGGAGGTCATCCCGGCGATCCTCATCCCCGACCCCGCGGTGGCCTTTCACATCCTGGCCCTGAACACCGAGAAGGCCCACAACCTGAAGGAAAAATCCCTGGAGGTCATCCGGATGTACCGGGGCCTGGTGGCTGAACGCCCTCGGGACACGGAGGAGGATTACGCTTTCCAGTTTGAGTCGGCCCACTTCATCACCCTGGGATTGCTGTACGAGGCCAACCCGCGGTTTTCGGGCGGGGCGTTCGCGCCCCTTCTGCGCCGGGTGGACAAGTTTCTCAAGCACCCGCTGCCCCGGGCCCTGGAAGAGCGCCAGGAGCGGGCGGCGCTGGTGCGGCGGGCCGACGAGGCGCTCTCCGACGTGGTGGCGCGCCTGCGCCGGCGGGGCATCAACCACCCCTACGTGCGGAACTACGTGCTGGCCCGCACCACGCCGCTGACCCGCGCCCGCAAAACGGTGCCCTCGTTTGAGACCGCCATCAAGAAGCTGACCGAGAACCTGGAAGCCTTCGACGTGGCCAAGGTCCGCTACGAGGACATCGCCCGGGCGGCCCTGATGACCGCGCCCGGCGGCGGATAG
- a CDS encoding 5-formyltetrahydrofolate cyclo-ligase, producing the protein MRAAKQALRERIWDRLEREGLARFPRPVRGRIPNFAGAEAAALRLSRLPVFAQARIVKCNPDAPQRPVRLAALQAGKMVLMPAPRLRSGFLLLDPARIPSDRLREAASIAGAFRLGRPVDLAELPRPDLVVVGSVAVAPDGARVGKGEGYSELEYGVLAELGRVDTRTPVVTTVHDVQVVHRIPREPFDVPVDVIVTPTRVIQTSGAVPRPSGILWEYVTGAMLQAMPILAELRSRRDG; encoded by the coding sequence GTGAGGGCGGCCAAGCAGGCGCTGCGGGAGCGCATCTGGGACCGTCTGGAGCGCGAGGGGCTGGCCCGCTTCCCCCGCCCGGTGCGCGGACGGATTCCCAATTTCGCCGGGGCCGAGGCCGCGGCGTTGCGTCTGTCCCGGCTGCCGGTGTTTGCTCAGGCGCGGATCGTGAAGTGCAACCCCGACGCTCCCCAGCGCCCCGTGCGCCTGGCCGCCCTGCAGGCCGGCAAGATGGTCCTCATGCCAGCGCCGCGCCTGCGCTCGGGCTTTCTCCTGCTGGATCCCGCGCGCATCCCCTCCGATCGGCTGCGGGAGGCCGCCTCCATCGCGGGGGCGTTCCGCCTGGGTCGTCCGGTGGATCTGGCGGAGCTACCCCGGCCGGACCTGGTCGTGGTGGGTTCGGTGGCCGTGGCGCCTGATGGGGCGCGCGTGGGCAAAGGAGAGGGCTATAGCGAGCTGGAGTACGGTGTGCTGGCCGAACTGGGTCGGGTGGACACCCGCACGCCGGTGGTGACGACGGTGCACGACGTGCAGGTGGTCCACCGCATTCCGAGAGAACCGTTCGACGTCCCTGTGGACGTCATCGTCACTCCCACGCGGGTCATCCAGACCTCCGGCGCTGTACCGCGGCCCTCGGGGATCCTGTGGGAGTACGTCACGGGGGCGATGCTGCAGGCGATGCCGATTCTCGCAGAACTGCGATCGCGGAGAGACGGGTGA